Genomic segment of Candidatus Cloacimonadota bacterium:
TCCGTAGTTTTTTTACAAGTTCAACATTTGTTTTATGACCGGAGCGAGCAGCTAAAATATGACCTTTTATAGGAACTCCGAGAAGAGCAATATCTCCAATCAGATCTACAACTTTATGACGCACAAATTCATTGTAATAACGCAAAGGAGTATGATTCAATAAGCCATCGCTTCCGACTTGGATCTCATCTTTGTAATCGAATTTTTTTCTTAATTTATCGATCTCTTCCTGGGGAATATCCGGATCAGCAACAACGAGAGCATTTTTGAGAGAACCGCCTTTGATCAAACCGGCTTCTTTTAGAGATAGAATTTCATGAAGAAAACAGAAGGTGCGGGCAGAAGCAAAATCCTGTTCAAAAACATCGAGTGAAGGCATGAAAGTGTATTGTGTACCCAAAGCTTTCTGTTTATAATCAACCATAAAGGTAACTTTCAGATCATCAGAAGGAACGATCACAACATCTACATTATCAGCAGGTGCAGAGAACGAAATCGGTTTATCAAATTCCATATATACACGCTCGGAATCCTGCTGTACAATTCCAACTTTCTTTAGAAGTTCGAGAAAAACAATCGCACTTCCGTCTGCAACCGGAACTTCCGGACCATTTACTTCAATGCGGATATTGTCGATATTCAGACCTTTAATTGCTGCTAGAACATGCTCGATAGTAGCAACGGTTGCTTTTTTTACTCCGATGGTTGTTCCTCGAG
This window contains:
- a CDS encoding bifunctional UDP-3-O-[3-hydroxymyristoyl] N-acetylglucosamine deacetylase/3-hydroxyacyl-ACP dehydratase — its product is MKEFKQTIKDEISYTGVGLHSGKVSTITFKPARKNEGIVFIRTDMEGNPEILADIEHVIDISRGTTIGVKKATVATIEHVLAAIKGLNIDNIRIEVNGPEVPVADGSAIVFLELLKKVGIVQQDSERVYMEFDKPISFSAPADNVDVVIVPSDDLKVTFMVDYKQKALGTQYTFMPSLDVFEQDFASARTFCFLHEILSLKEAGLIKGGSLKNALVVADPDIPQEEIDKLRKKFDYKDEIQVGSDGLLNHTPLRYYNEFVRHKVVDLIGDIALLGVPIKGHILAARSGHKTNVELVKKLRKLYKKQELQKLYQEKKTKDIIFDINAIQKILPHRYPFLLVDKIIEFDTGESIVGIKNVTINEPFFNGHFPGHPIMPGVLIVEAMAQTGGIMLLNSYPHPEEYVAYFAAIDNVRFRKPVLPGDTLRFELKVISMKRGLAKMHGDAYVGETKVCEGDFLAKVMKK